The Kribbella amoyensis genomic sequence CGGCCAGGTCGTCCACATCCGCTCGCTCACCAAACCGACCTCGCCCAGTCTCCGGGTCACGGCGATCACGGCCCGCGGCCCGGCGTACGAGCGGCTCCGCGACGCCCACGTCATCAACAGCTTCTTCGTCCCACGACCCCTGCAGGAGACCGCGCTGGAGCTGATGACCTCACCCGCGTACGCCACCCACCTGCGCCGCCTCTCCACGGCGCTGCGAGTCCGCCGGGAAACGACCGTGCAGGCGGTGGCGAATCGCTGCCCGCACCTCACCCTCCACGCCGCCCGCCCCGGCGGGTACCACCTGTGGGCGTCCCTTCCCGAGGACCTCACCGACGACCAGGTCGTGGCCGAGAGCCTCCACCAGGGCGTTGCGATCAGCGCGGGCAGCACCTACTACCCACCCGGCGGACCGACCCGCCACCTCCGCCTCAGCTACGTCTCCCCCGCCTCCACCGAAGAGATTGCCCAAGGCCTCGACCGCCTCGACCAGGCACTAAGGCTTGTCGGCGGCGCCTGTTAGACACGGGGAATGGCACAGAGACTCGCGGTGACCCACGGTCAGGCCGTCCGCTATCGGTTGGCTGTGAACCATCTCGCCCGCCGCCTCCCACCCGGGACGTACGCCGAGGCCGCGTACGCCGGGCTGCAGGACACCGCGCCCCGTGATGCGTTGATAGGTCTGCACGCTCGGGTCGCCGACTGCGAACCCTCTGCCTGGGAGCACGCCGACCCGAATCTCCGGGGTGCCTGCGCGAGCGGACGGATCGCGCTGCGCTGGACGACCAGCGCGCTGTACGTCCGCGAGGTCCCGCGCCCGGACATCGACTTCCTCGAGGCCCACAAGGAACTCTGCCGACGCCACGTCCACGCGTTCGGACCGACGACGCCCGAGGTCTTCGCGTGGTGGTCAGGGTTGGCACGCGACGACGCGGACGAGGTCTGGCGGCTACTCGCGGACGAGCTGCTCCTGGTCGAGCTCGAAGGACGACCGGCCTGGATCCTCGCGACCGACGAGCCGGCTCTCCGCGATTCCCCGGTAGCGGCCGGGCCGCGGTACCTGGTCGCGTCGGATCTGCGGTTGGTCGGCCAGGACCGGTACAGGTTGTTCGTCGGACCAGGGCAGAAGCGACGACACCACCTGTACGACACGTTCCATCCCCACGGGCTGCTCCTGGACGGCCGACTCGCCGGTACCTGGGGCCGCCGGGGCGGTCAGGTCGATCTGCGGGTGGACGGTTCGTTGTCCGACGAGGACCGCGCCGCTGTCGAGGCCGAGGCGCTCTCGGTACCGATCCCCGGGGCGACCATGTCGATCGCGATCACGGAGTACGCCGTGGTCAGGTGAGGCCGGACTCGGCGGCGTGGTCGAAGTCGTCGTTGATCAGGACGACTTGGTGGCCTTCGCGATCGAGGAGGGAGGCCGCGATCGACGCGCGGTACCCCGATCCGCAGTACACCCACAACTCGCCTTCGGGGATTTCGTCCAGCCGGTCAGCGAGTTCGTGCAGCGGGACGTGCTGGGAGCCGGTCACGTGGCTCTGG encodes the following:
- a CDS encoding DNA glycosylase AlkZ-like family protein; the protein is MAQRLAVTHGQAVRYRLAVNHLARRLPPGTYAEAAYAGLQDTAPRDALIGLHARVADCEPSAWEHADPNLRGACASGRIALRWTTSALYVREVPRPDIDFLEAHKELCRRHVHAFGPTTPEVFAWWSGLARDDADEVWRLLADELLLVELEGRPAWILATDEPALRDSPVAAGPRYLVASDLRLVGQDRYRLFVGPGQKRRHHLYDTFHPHGLLLDGRLAGTWGRRGGQVDLRVDGSLSDEDRAAVEAEALSVPIPGATMSIAITEYAVVR